A genomic region of Balaenoptera acutorostrata chromosome 4, mBalAcu1.1, whole genome shotgun sequence contains the following coding sequences:
- the SPATC1L gene encoding speriolin-like protein isoform X1 codes for MAEGSELTNRLMSENADLKKQVRLVKENQMLKRLLSESCQESCGRGGRGLLMPKAPACPEACSAGSAVPDFGRFNSGPDAPSQLQVSSLEDLLCSHAPLPSEDDASPGRATSSPAPFRAFLSSPELSAPHSSDWKLSPLLSPLQDPLADKTLLEPREVGRPKKVCFLESSLPSGDRTRRSYYLNEIQSFAGTEEDGRTVGEIAFQLDRRILAYVFPGVTRLYGFTVSNIPEKIKQTSIKPLDGSVDEKRRRELTHRFLTLTARLERLGYSRHVHPAFSELLINTYGILKQRPDLRANPLHSSPAALRKLVIDVVPPKFLGDSLLLLNCLCELSKEDRRPLFAW; via the exons ATGGCTGAGGGCAGCGAGCTGACGAACAGGCTCATGAGCGAGAACGCGGACCTCAAGAAGCAGGTGCGCCTCGTGAAGGAGAACCAGATGCTGAAGCGGCTGCTCAGTGAGAGCTGCCAGGAGAGCTGTGGGCGCGGGGGCCGCGGCCTGCTCATGCCCAAGGCGCCTGCCTGCCCCGAGGCCTGCTCCGCTGGCAGTGCAG ttCCAGATTTTGGAAGGTTCAACAGTGGCCCTGACGCGCCCTCCCAGCTGCAGGTGTCCTCCCTGGAGGACCTGCTGTGCTCACACGCCCCCCTCCCCAGCGAGGACGATGCCTCCCCGGGCCGTGCGACCTCCTCCCCGGCGCCCTTCAGGGCTTTCCTCAGCTCCCCGGAGCTGTCTGCACCCCACAGCTCTGACTGGAAGCTGTCCCCGCTCCTGAGTCCCTTGCAGGACCCGCTGGCGGACAAGACCCTGCTGGAGCCCAGGGAGGTGGGCCGGCCCAAGAAGGTGTGCTTCTTGGAGAGCAGCCTGCCCTCCGGGGACAGGACCAGGAGGAGCTACTACCTTAACG agATCCAGAGCTTTGCCGGCACCGAGGAGGACGGGCGCACCGTTGGGGAGATCGCCTTCCAGCTGGACCGGCGCATCCTGGCCTACGTCTTCCCAGGGGTGACCCGGCTCTATGGCTTCACTGTGTCCAACATCCCTGAGAAGATCAAGCAG ACGTCCATCAAGCCCCTGGACGGCTCCGTGGATGAGAAGAGGCGGCGGGAGCTGACGCACCGCTTCCTGACGCTGACGGCGCGCCTGGAGAGGCTGGGCTACAGCCGCCATGTGCACCCCGCGTTCAGCGAGCTCCTCATCAACACCTACGGCATCCTGAAGCAGCGGCCCGACCTGCGCGCCAACCCGCTGCACAGCAGCCCGGCCGCCCTGCGCAAGCTGGTCATCGACGTCGTGCCTCCCAAGTTCCTGGGCGACTCGCTGCTGCTGCTCAACTGCCTGTGCGAGCTCTCCAAGGAGGACAGGCGCCCGCTCTTCGCCTGGTGA
- the SPATC1L gene encoding speriolin-like protein isoform X2, with protein sequence MAEGSELTNRLMSENADLKKQVRLVKENQMLKRLLSESCQESCGRGGRGLLMPKAPACPEACSAGSADFGRFNSGPDAPSQLQVSSLEDLLCSHAPLPSEDDASPGRATSSPAPFRAFLSSPELSAPHSSDWKLSPLLSPLQDPLADKTLLEPREVGRPKKVCFLESSLPSGDRTRRSYYLNEIQSFAGTEEDGRTVGEIAFQLDRRILAYVFPGVTRLYGFTVSNIPEKIKQTSIKPLDGSVDEKRRRELTHRFLTLTARLERLGYSRHVHPAFSELLINTYGILKQRPDLRANPLHSSPAALRKLVIDVVPPKFLGDSLLLLNCLCELSKEDRRPLFAW encoded by the exons ATGGCTGAGGGCAGCGAGCTGACGAACAGGCTCATGAGCGAGAACGCGGACCTCAAGAAGCAGGTGCGCCTCGTGAAGGAGAACCAGATGCTGAAGCGGCTGCTCAGTGAGAGCTGCCAGGAGAGCTGTGGGCGCGGGGGCCGCGGCCTGCTCATGCCCAAGGCGCCTGCCTGCCCCGAGGCCTGCTCCGCTGGCAGTGCAG ATTTTGGAAGGTTCAACAGTGGCCCTGACGCGCCCTCCCAGCTGCAGGTGTCCTCCCTGGAGGACCTGCTGTGCTCACACGCCCCCCTCCCCAGCGAGGACGATGCCTCCCCGGGCCGTGCGACCTCCTCCCCGGCGCCCTTCAGGGCTTTCCTCAGCTCCCCGGAGCTGTCTGCACCCCACAGCTCTGACTGGAAGCTGTCCCCGCTCCTGAGTCCCTTGCAGGACCCGCTGGCGGACAAGACCCTGCTGGAGCCCAGGGAGGTGGGCCGGCCCAAGAAGGTGTGCTTCTTGGAGAGCAGCCTGCCCTCCGGGGACAGGACCAGGAGGAGCTACTACCTTAACG agATCCAGAGCTTTGCCGGCACCGAGGAGGACGGGCGCACCGTTGGGGAGATCGCCTTCCAGCTGGACCGGCGCATCCTGGCCTACGTCTTCCCAGGGGTGACCCGGCTCTATGGCTTCACTGTGTCCAACATCCCTGAGAAGATCAAGCAG ACGTCCATCAAGCCCCTGGACGGCTCCGTGGATGAGAAGAGGCGGCGGGAGCTGACGCACCGCTTCCTGACGCTGACGGCGCGCCTGGAGAGGCTGGGCTACAGCCGCCATGTGCACCCCGCGTTCAGCGAGCTCCTCATCAACACCTACGGCATCCTGAAGCAGCGGCCCGACCTGCGCGCCAACCCGCTGCACAGCAGCCCGGCCGCCCTGCGCAAGCTGGTCATCGACGTCGTGCCTCCCAAGTTCCTGGGCGACTCGCTGCTGCTGCTCAACTGCCTGTGCGAGCTCTCCAAGGAGGACAGGCGCCCGCTCTTCGCCTGGTGA